The nucleotide sequence CGGCGACGTCGGTGTTCTCCGCCCGCCACCCGGCCTCGGTGCGCAGCAGGGTGTTCGCGGCGCCCAGCAGGCGCGGCAGCTGGTCGACCTCATCGGCCACCGCCACCGCGGCCTGCTTGCAGGGCATGGTCACCGAGAAGCCGCGCCACTCGGGCCCGAGGCCGGCCAGCAGCACCGGCAGCTCCTCGGCTCCCACGTCCAGGGCGTCGTAGCGCCAGTCGTCCAGGCCGAGCGCGGCGTAGGCCGCCCGGTGGAGCAACGGCGACAGGGAGTGCCCGACCGGCCGGCCGAGGACAGCTGCCCTCATGCCGGCCGGACCGGGGTGCGACCGGGTGTCAATTGCCCGGGTTGTCCCGCAGCCACTGCTGGAACAGCAGCACGTTCTGCTGGTGCTCGGCGCCGGTGGCGGCGAAGCGGGTCTCCCCGGTGTCGGGGTCGACCACCACGAAGAAGCGCCAGTCGCCCGGGGTGGGGGCCAGCACCGCGCGCAGCGCCTCCTCACCGGGGTTGTTGATGGCGCCGGGCGGCAGGCCCGGGTGGACGTAGGTGTTGTAGAGGGAGGGGTTGGCGCGGTCCTCGGCGCTGGTGGTGATCCCGGCCTTGTCGTTGGCGTAGTTCACCGTGGTGTCCAGCTGCAGCGGCATGCCGTCGGCCAGCCGGTTCTCCAGCACCCGGGCGACCTTGCCCATGTCCTCGATCGAGCCGGCCTCGGCCTGCACCAGGCTGGCCTTGGTCAGCACCGTGAGCCGCTGCTCCACCGGGATCTGCAGCTCGGTGAGCACCTGGTCGGTGCGCGCCACCATCTCGCTGAGCACCTCGACCGCGGTCTCGCCGGGCTCGATGTCGTAGGTGGCCGGGAAGAGGAAGCCCTCCAGCAGGCCGTTGGCGTAGGCGGGCAGCCCCAGCTGCGCGGGGTCGGCGGCCGCCGCCTCCAGCTCGGCGAGCGGCAGACCGGTCTCGTCGGCCAGTCGCTGCAGCACCTGGGTGACGCGCAGGCCCTCGGGGAGAGTGACCCGGGTGACCTGGCGGGACGCCGGGTCCAGCAGCAGGTCGAGGGCGGCCTGCCCGGACATCTGCTGGCGCAGGCGGTAGACGCCGGGCTGGATGCCGGTCGCGGCCGGGTTGGCCTCGGCCGCCTCGGTGAACGGCGCCACCGAGGCGATGACGTCGGCCTCGACCAGCGTGTTGCCGATGGCCCGCAGCGAGTCGCCGGGCTCGACCCGGACGTCGACCTCGCCGGTGCCGGTGCCGGTGTAGTCCTCGGCCACCGGGTTCACCTGGTTCCAGAGGGCCTTGCCACCGACGACGATCCCCGCGATCAGCGCGGCCAGGACGACCAGGGACAGGCCGACGACCACCGGGCCCCGGCGCCGGCGGCGTCCACCGCGCCCGCGGCGACCGCCGCCGACCCCGCCGTCGTCGTGTCCGTCGTGGTCGTCGTAGTACTCGTCGTGGTGCTCGTCGTGGTCACCGCCGCCGACGACGTCGAGGCCGCCGGTCTGCGGGGCCGCGGAGGCGTCCGGGGCGAAGGGACCGTCGTCGTGGGGGTCGTGATGATCGGGGTCGAGGTCGCCCTCGTCGCGCCCGTCTCGTTCGGAGACCATCCGCCAGCCCTCCTCGTCCGGGTCGGGGCCGTCGACGGTCAGTGCGGCGTGCACCACGGTCGCCGGCTCATCGACAGGCGTGTCCCGAGATGCGGTGTGCACCTCGGCGCCGCGCTCCCCGGTGACGAGCCCGGCCAGCGCACCGGAGGGCCCGCTCGTCGGGACCGACGACGGTCCAACCGGCCCGGGAACGGGACGGTTGGCTGCCGACAGCCAACCAGGGTCGGTCCCGGCGTCGGCGAACCGGTCCGCCCGGACGTGGTCGGCGGTGCTGGGTTCGGTGGGCGGCCGGGGGGTCGGGACGCGCCGGCCGGCGGCCGGACCGGTGCCGTGCGCCGCTCCGCCGAGGGCCGGGACGGCCGGCGGTGCGGCCGGCATCTCGGTGGTCCGCGGGACGGCGACCTCCCGGGCGCGTGCGCCGGGGACGGCCCCGACCGGGCCCCGGGGAGCCGCCGCAGCCGAGGGGGCCGCGCTGCGCCGAGCGAGGTCGAAGGCGCTCACGTCGAGGCCGGCGGCCGCGAGACCGGCGTCGGCGATGCCGGAGGCGGCGAGCCCGGTGATCTCCACGTCGGCGACGTCGACACCACCGCCCACCGCGCGGATCCCGGCACCGGTGTCCGGGGCGTACCGGCGGCGTCGGCGCGGGCGGAGCGTGGCGTCGGCGGGGTCGTCGGGCAGCTGCAGGGTCGCAGCGCCCGCCCAGGCGGCCAGGAAGTCGGCTGCCGGGCGCCCGGCATCGGCGTCGGAGTGGCGGCCGCCCGGAGGCGGCTGGATCGGGCCCGTCACGAGTGGCGCCCCCTGAGGTCGGGGCCAGTGCGTCGTCGCTCGTCGAGATGGCTCTGCAGGATCACCACGGCCGCCGCCTGGTCGATCACCGAGCGCTGGCGGCGGGCATCGATGCCGCCGGCGCGCAGGTGACTCGCTGCGGTCACGGTGGAGAGCCTCTCGTCGACGAGGTGCACCGGGACGTTCCCGATGCGACTGGCCAGGGCTTCAGCGTATGCACTGGCATCTCTTGCCGACGCGCCCGACGCTCCGGACAGGTGCTTTG is from Modestobacter marinus and encodes:
- the mltG gene encoding endolytic transglycosylase MltG — its product is MTGPIQPPPGGRHSDADAGRPAADFLAAWAGAATLQLPDDPADATLRPRRRRRYAPDTGAGIRAVGGGVDVADVEITGLAASGIADAGLAAAGLDVSAFDLARRSAAPSAAAAPRGPVGAVPGARAREVAVPRTTEMPAAPPAVPALGGAAHGTGPAAGRRVPTPRPPTEPSTADHVRADRFADAGTDPGWLSAANRPVPGPVGPSSVPTSGPSGALAGLVTGERGAEVHTASRDTPVDEPATVVHAALTVDGPDPDEEGWRMVSERDGRDEGDLDPDHHDPHDDGPFAPDASAAPQTGGLDVVGGGDHDEHHDEYYDDHDGHDDGGVGGGRRGRGGRRRRRGPVVVGLSLVVLAALIAGIVVGGKALWNQVNPVAEDYTGTGTGEVDVRVEPGDSLRAIGNTLVEADVIASVAPFTEAAEANPAATGIQPGVYRLRQQMSGQAALDLLLDPASRQVTRVTLPEGLRVTQVLQRLADETGLPLAELEAAAADPAQLGLPAYANGLLEGFLFPATYDIEPGETAVEVLSEMVARTDQVLTELQIPVEQRLTVLTKASLVQAEAGSIEDMGKVARVLENRLADGMPLQLDTTVNYANDKAGITTSAEDRANPSLYNTYVHPGLPPGAINNPGEEALRAVLAPTPGDWRFFVVVDPDTGETRFAATGAEHQQNVLLFQQWLRDNPGN
- the ruvX gene encoding Holliday junction resolvase RuvX, yielding MATEGTGPAWVPGRRLGVDVGTVRVGLALSDATGMLASPLETVRRAKDERDLDHLAELVVTHEVVEVVVGLPKHLSGASGASARDASAYAEALASRIGNVPVHLVDERLSTVTAASHLRAGGIDARRQRSVIDQAAAVVILQSHLDERRRTGPDLRGRHS